CAAGATTTTTTTTAATTTTGTCTCGTCCTGAAATAAAGGATACTGTTCGTATTCACAATGCCAAAAGACTTCATTGATCATGTCACATGCCCCACTGAACAGATACATTCTCAAAGAGATATAAAATTAAGGCCCTATAAAAAGACAGATAGTTGCAAGGCTGGTCTGATAAATTAAATATTTTTTGTCGTAAAAACCTGTAATGATTATTTAGTACCAGACAAATCAATCAAAGAGAGGGTGTATCACAATGTGATTTCACCCTCTCTTTATTAGGATACCTACCCGAGAACTAATCCGAATATTCAATTCTCAGAGACTTAATTTCTATTGTGAGACAGCCTCTTTTAATTTTTATTCCAACAATGAATTATTCGGTTTCGATCAATAAACCGATTTCAATATGATCATCAATAAAAGAATCAGCCAAATGCCTGAAAAAATTAGCTGAACCGTAATGGATGCCCCAGGCGGTCCTGTCGATCAGGAAATTAGATGAATAACATTTGACCTTGTGTTCGGTATAATTGATCTGAGCAGGAAATGTAACACTTTTCGTCACATTTTTCAATGTAAGGTTTCCAGTGATTTCATCATGATCCCCTTTTGATTTGATGGATTTAATCTCGAATTCACCATATGGATATTTCTCAATATCAAAAAAGTCACCTCCTTCCAGATGGGCTTTCAAATTTCTGCCCAGTTCCTCATTGGTTTCTTCACACACAATGGTACTCATGTCGATAATTACACGGCCACCGGTAATTTTATTGTCCTTCACATGTAGGCTACCTTCTTTCAGGCCGATCGTACCGGTATGGCTTCCGGCAGGTTCTGATCCTTTCCAGCGTAATCTCGACGAAGATACATTGATTTTCTTTTCTTTACCTTTTCCGGCTGCAGTTGATTTTTGAACGGTTTCTTTTTTTGATCCTGCCTTGGTTGCAGTCGATTTACCCGTTGTTTTTGTGTCTGATTTGGATGCAACCTTAGCTGTTGTGGCTTTTGCAGTCGGCTTTACGGCTTTTTTCGCAGTTGTAGAGCTTTTAGTTGTGCTCCTGGAACTTGCTGCTACTGTCTTTTTATTTTCTGCGGTTTTTGCTTTAGGTTTTGCCTGATCAGAAGTCTTTACCGTACTTTTTGTGGTTGTTTTTTTAGATTCATTCTTTTTATCCTTTTCAGAGGATACACCACTTTTATTTGTTAATGATTTAGCTTTCATAACTTATTATAACGTATTTTGTTGATTGTATTTTATATAAACATGATTACATGAAAAAAAGTTTAATCATACATGTGATTTATGATAAAATCTACATATCATATACGGGATTTTCCGGTTAAGTAGAATAAATGCTTCATGATGACTAGTTAATTTCTTATGATCTGATATATAACAATAATCGTGCCTTTATAATTTTGCCTTATCCGGAAAAAACAACACCAAACAGCAAACCTTGAGTCCGGCTTCCTATTTGTTAAATTTTTTAATCCGTCAAATAAAGCTGATTTATTAGTTAAGTTATCTGAAAAGCTGTATAATGAATATCTGAGTAATATCCATACCGATGGGATCATTATCCCGCACCGGAAGGATTCCCGTACCAAATTCCTATGGCACCTTCAATGGTTCCGGCAAAAACGATCATTTTATTTTTGTTGCTTTCATAAATGAAGTCCCGGAGGCTTTTACTGTTAATTTCCGAAAAATCACCGATAATACCGACTTTCATCCGATAGGTAGTAAATTTTTGCAGGATCTCCCCTGCAAATCCTGTTTTCAGTTCAAAAAAATCAGGATCCAGATTTTCCTTATGAATGATCAGTCTGTCATAACCTGTCTGATAACCGGCATTGGCGATCACATCCAATGCATCGTCAACAGTCCGGATAACAAAATCTCCCGTTAATACGGCTATATTACCATTTTCTATAGACAGCGTCTCAAATTTCATCTTTTTGAATCATTAAATTTCAGGAAACTAATGGCTAAAATAATTCATCTTTCTCAAAGATCCCGTTTTTATAGTATTCTTCCTTGATCTTTCTGCCATTTTCATCCCACATGGTTTGTTTTCCTTCTTTTTTCCCCTTACTGTAAGTAACACTCGATGAAAGAATACCATTCGTATGATACCATTGCCATACACCTTCTTTGAGTCCGTTTACCATATCTCCTTCTGCGTATGGGGTTCCATCTTCATAAAAGGATCTTTGAATACCTGATAAATCACCATCCGCATAAGTTGATTCTGTAATGATATATCCCATATTAGCATAGAATCGCCATATTCCGGTCCTGTAACCATTTTCTATTTCCCCTGTCTCAAACACCGATGTTCCGTCCGGATAATAACTGGTATATGTACCGGTGCCCTCTTTGATCATCTATTCCCCGGATAAAGTCCATGCATCCAGCA
The sequence above is drawn from the Bacteroidales bacterium genome and encodes:
- a CDS encoding DUF4180 domain-containing protein: MKFETLSIENGNIAVLTGDFVIRTVDDALDVIANAGYQTGYDRLIIHKENLDPDFFELKTGFAGEILQKFTTYRMKVGIIGDFSEINSKSLRDFIYESNKNKMIVFAGTIEGAIGIWYGNPSGAG
- a CDS encoding YceI family protein, with amino-acid sequence MKAKSLTNKSGVSSEKDKKNESKKTTTKSTVKTSDQAKPKAKTAENKKTVAASSRSTTKSSTTAKKAVKPTAKATTAKVASKSDTKTTGKSTATKAGSKKETVQKSTAAGKGKEKKINVSSSRLRWKGSEPAGSHTGTIGLKEGSLHVKDNKITGGRVIIDMSTIVCEETNEELGRNLKAHLEGGDFFDIEKYPYGEFEIKSIKSKGDHDEITGNLTLKNVTKSVTFPAQINYTEHKVKCYSSNFLIDRTAWGIHYGSANFFRHLADSFIDDHIEIGLLIETE